The region AGGCGCTTGCTGCCGTGCTCCACCAGTTTGATCTCCACCCCAGGATAGCGGCTGCGATAGGTGGCGAACCAAGGGGCGAAAACGGTGTTGCTGCCGATGGGCGGCAACCCCAGGCGCAGCGTGCCCCTCTTGAGTCCCCTCACTTCTGCCAGTTCCGACCGCAAATCGTCCCCCTCGGCCAGGATCGCCGTGGCGCGGTGGAAGACGATCTCGCCCGCCTCCGTCAGCCTGCTGTGGTGGCCGACCCGTTCGAGCAACCGCACCCCCAGCTCATCCTCAAGCTGTCTGACCGCCTTGCTGACCGTGGATTGGGTGGCAAACAGCGTCTTGGCCGCCCGCGAAAAACCTCCCTGCCGGACCACTTCCGCAAACGCCCGCAATGTCCTGATCTCCATAATATATTCCTTTTAAGAATGATAATTAGTCATAAGATTCATTTTACGAATAGCATGAGCCGGCTTATGATGCAACCAGTCAATGGCCGGGAGATGCCCCCACGGCGACAGCCGGACAAGCCTGTTTCCGATTATCAATCGGTGCAGTGGTGGTTCCCACCGCAAACCGTCAACTACAAGGAGGTACGAAACATGAGAAAGATTTGGTCCGTCGTTGTTCTTGGCCTGTGTGTTCTTGCGACATCGGGGATGGCATTGGCTGCGGAGACCGCGGCAAGCGGCAAGGTGGTGGTCAATGACGGCGGCGAGTACGGCAAGTACGTCATCCAGAAACTGCAGGACCCCAATCTCGGTTCGCCGGAATTCAAGGCGATGTACAAGAAGTTTTCCAACCGCATCCTCTGGCTCGACGGCAAGGTGGTCAAAGGAGCCGGCATCCAGATGAATACCGCATGGTATTTCGCCGTGCCCGCCAAGGACCCGGTCTTTGAGGAGCATGTCCACGATTACGACGAAGTCGTCGGCTTTTACGGCAGCAACCCGGACGACCCCTATGATCTCGGCGGCGAGATCGAGGTGAGCATCAATGGCGAGAAGCATCTGATCAACCGCACGACCATGCTCTACATCCCTGCCGGTGTAAAGCACATGCCGCTCAGCATCAAAAAGGTCAACCGTCCCATCTTCCACTTCTCCATCGTGGCAAACAAGGAATACGGCAGCGGCGGAGCCTACAAGTAACCCGGCCCCGCTCCGCATCATTACGACGATACGCAACAAGGCCCCTGGAACCGGTTCCAGGGGCCTTCGCATTTATTGTTTCCTTAGTGTGAATGCAAAAAGGCTTACAGATTGTCGTCTGTAAGCCCTTATTTTGGCTGGCGTCCCCGAGACGATTCGAACGTCCGACCCCTTCCTTAGGAGGGAAGTGCTCTATCCTGCTGAGCTACGGGGACAGGTGAAAGTGAATGACTTTTATAGCAGAGTTACCGCCGGGTTTCAAGCGAAACGCTCGCTTTAGAACCTGAGCAGCGAGAAAACCTTCCCCTCGGGCAGTTTTTTGCGCCCCTCCAGAAACTCCAGTTCGGCCATGAAACAGCAGTCCACCAATTCTCCGCCCATGCTCTGCACCAGGTCCACCACCGCGGCCATGGTGCCGCCGGTGGCCAACAGGTCGTCGGCGATCAGGACGCGCTCGCCCGGCTTGATCGCGTCCTTGTGGATCTCCAAGGTGTCGGTGCCGTATTCCAGGGCGTAGGTCTTGCTGAAGGTCTCCGAGGGGAGTTTGCCCGGCTTGCGCACCAGCACGATGCCGGCTCCCAGTTTGTAGGCCAGGGCCGAGCCGATGATGAAGCCGCGGGCCTCCACGCCGATGACCTTGTCCACGCGCTTGCCGATGTAGTGGTGGGACAAAAGGTCGATCATGCGGTGGTAGGACTTGGCGTCCTGCAACAGGGTGGTGATATCCTTGAAGACGATCCCCTTCTTGGGAAAGTCGGGGACGTCGCGAATGATGCTCTTTAACTCGTCCATCGGGTTTGTGCTCCTTATCGGTAGGTGAAGTGCGCTACGGGTACGTAGTGTCAAACGGTTTATTCCGAAAAAGCATTTGCCGCAGAGTCACTGGGACCCTGAGCTAACAAGATAAAGCTTACAGTACAGGTTTCAGCTTGAAAAAACTTCGTAGTTTTCTCCGCGCCTTTGAGGCCTGATGGTCTTTAGGCCTCAGCTCTCCGAAAGCTTGCGCAGTTTTTCCAGGCACTTGGCCTCGATCTGGCGGATGCGCTCCCGGGTGACGCCGAAGCTCTGGCCGATGGTGTCCAGGGTCTGGGGCTCCTTGTCGTCCAGGCCGAAGCGCAGGGTCAGGATCTTCTGCTCGTTCTCGCTCAGGTCCTCGAAGAGGCGGGAGATCAGCTCGAAGCGGTTGACGTTCTCCAGGAGGTCCGACGGCGACACCAGGGAGTTGTCCTCGATGGTGTCGATGAGGAAGAAGTCGTTGCCGTCCCCGATGGGGGTTTCCATGGAGCAGGTGCGCCGCAGCAGGGTCATGAGCCGGCGGGTGTAGGCCACCTTGACCTTCATGGCGTCGGCCACCTCCTGTACGGAGGGCTCCCGCTGCAGGCTTTGGGAGAGGGCGCGGGTGACCTTGAGCATGCGGTTGATGTCGTCGGAGACGTGCACCGGCAGGCGGATGGTCCGGGACTGGTTGACCAGGGAGCGCTCGATGGCCTGGCGGATCCACCAGGTGGCATAGGTGGAGAAGCGGCACTCCTTGGCCAGGTTGAACCGTTCCACCGCCTTGATCAACCCCAGGTTCCCCTCTTCGATCAGGTCCAGGAAGGGGAGGCCGCGGTTGATGTAGCGCTTGGCGATCTTGACCACCAGCCGCAGGTTGGATTCGATCATCTTGTCCCGGGCGGCCTTGTCCCCCTTTTCGATGCTGCGGGCCAGCGTCTTCTCCGCCTCGGCGGAGAGCAGGGGGGTGCGCTGGATGTCCCGCAGGTAGATCTTGATGGCGTCGTCGAAGCTCTCCAGTTCTTCCGGGGGGAGCTTTTCCTCGACCTCTTCCTCCTCGGCGGCCGTGTCGTCGTCCGTGAATTCCAGCGGCTCGTCCACGTCGTCCAGGGCCATGGCCGCATCGGCCAGGGGTTCTTTTTCAATGAAGGTGCTGCTCTCCGTATCCAGAAGGTGGTCACGTTGCATGGTCGGCCCTCGCTGTTTTACGTGCGCTCTATCTGCCATCCTTGTCGTCCGATCAGGGGGACGAACCGGCAACCGACCGATGACTCGGTCACCATGGTTCCGTCCGGCTCCTTCACGATCCTGAGCAGGCGTTGCTCGCTCTCATTCCCCACCGGGATCACCAGCCTGCCCCCCACGGCCAGTTGGTCGGTGAGCACGCACGGCACGTCGGGCGCCCCGGCCGTCACCATGATGGCGTCGAAGGGGGCCTCTTCCTCCCAGCCGACGGGGCTGTCGTCCGTGTCGTTGATCTTCAGTTTGACGTTGAAAAGTCCGAGGGAGTCCAGGCATTTCCTGGCCCGCAGGGCCAGGGGGCGGATGCGCTCGGCGGTGCAGACCCGGTCGGCCAGGGTTGCCAGGATGGCGGTCTGGTAGCCGGAGCCGGTCCCGATCTCCAGCACCTTCTCCCTGCCGGTCAGGGCCAGAAGCTGGGTCATCAGGGCCACCATGAAGGGCTGGGATATGGTCTGCTTCTCGCCGATGGGGAGGGGGGTGTCGCTGTAGGCCTGGGCGGCGAAGGCCTCCTGGACGAAGATGTGGCGCGGGATCTTGAGCATGGCGTCGATGACCCGGCGGTCGTCGACGCCGCGCGCGATGATCTGGTCCTGCACCATCCGTTTTCTGGCGATATCGTAGTTCATGGTTGGGCGCCCCGTAAGAAGGCGGTTCTCGGCCAAGGGCGGCGTGCCCTGTTCAGGTGCATCACAGGGGCCATTGGGAAAGAGCCTTCATGGATTCGTAGTTGGTCAGGTCCAGATGGAGCGGCGTGATGGAGACGTGGTCGCGGTTGACGGCGTGAAAGTCGGTTCCCTCTTCGTCGTTGAATGCCGGCGTCACGCTGCCGATCCAGTAGTATTTCCGCCCCCGGGGGTCGGTCTTGTCGATGATCGTGCCCACAAAGGAGCGTTTGCCCTGGCGGGTGATGAGGGTGGGCTGCAGCTTTTCGGCCGGGCAGTCGGGTATGTTGACGTTGAGAAAGGTGTCGGCCGGCAGGCCGTTGGCCAGCACCTGGCGGGCGATGCCTAGGGCCACTCGGGCGGCGGCGTCGAAATGTCCCCGGCGTTCCGTGGTGTTCAGGGAAACGGCGATGGCCGGGATGCCCATGAGGTTGGCCTCCATGGCGGCCGCCACCGTACCCGAATAGGTCACGTCGTCCCCCAGGTTGGCGCCGTGATTGATGCCGGATACCACCAGGTCGGGGCGGTGCGGGAGCAGGCTGTGGATGCCCATGTTGACACAGTCGGTGGGGGTGCCATCCACGGCGTAGAACCCCGGGCGCAGTTCGAAGACCCGCAACGGCGCGTGCAGGGTCAGGGAGTGGCCGACGGCGCTCCGTTCCCGATCCGGGGCGACGACCGTCACGGTGCCCAGTTCGCCCAGGGCCGCAGCCAGGGCGAGGATGCCGGGGGCGTTGATGCCGTCGTCGTTGGTGACCATGATGTTCATGGGATAATCCTGTGTGGCGTGTTGCGAAACCGATCAGTTATCGCACAGAAGCGGGGCATAAATCAAGGTGTGGATTGCGCCCCTGCGCCCGAACCGTCGGTGCCCTCCCGGCTTCACTCGCTTCCATGCCTCCGTCTTCACGTGGCCGATGCTCGGTTCCGTCCGGGCGGAGGACGAACGGCGCAGGCGGCACGGGGCTTAGTTGGAGGTGGGCGGACGGCGGCATGTCGCTCGCTCTGCCGTTCGGGCACCGACGGTTCGGCCCCGTCGTAACACCCACACGGCTTTGCCCCCTCCCATGCCTCTGTCGTGGTATGGCAAACCCGGTTCATGTTTTGTGTTTACAAAATAATGCGAACTGGGTACATTCGGAAGCCAAACATGGTTTTGCAGGATGGTGATCCATACGCATATCGGGAGGTTAGAGCTATGAAAGCGGTCTTGCTGGAAGGGTTCGGCGGTGTGGAGGTACTCAAGGTGGGCGAGGCGGAACGCCCGGTCCCGGGCGAGGGGCAGGTACTGGTCAAGGTGCATGCCACCAGCATCAACCGTCCCGACCTGGTGCAGCGCGAGGGGAAATATCCGCCGCCGCCGGGGGATTCGGAGATCCTGGGCCTGGAGGTAGCCGGCGTCGTGGAGGAGTTGGGGCCGGGCGTCACCGGCTGGCAGGCGGGACAGCGGGTCGTGTCCCTGGTGGGCGGGGGCGGATATGCCGAATATGCCGTGGCCTATGCCTGCCACCTCATGCCGATCCCGGAAACCATGTCCTTCGAGGAGGCGGCCTGCATCTGCGAGTCCTACATCACCGCGTTCCTGAACGTTTTCATGATCGGCGAGTTCCAGGACCGGCAGACCGCCATCCTGCACGGAGGGGGCGGCGGCGTCAACACGGCGGCCATCCAGCTCTGCCGGGCCCTGACCCCGGCCAGCAAGCTGATCGTGACCGCGTCGCCGGAGAAGATGGAACGGGTGCGGCAGGTGGGGGCCGATTTTCTCGTCAATTTCCGCGAGACCCCGGATTTTACCGAGGTGGTGAAGGA is a window of Geobacter sp. FeAm09 DNA encoding:
- a CDS encoding cupin domain-containing protein, which translates into the protein MRKIWSVVVLGLCVLATSGMALAAETAASGKVVVNDGGEYGKYVIQKLQDPNLGSPEFKAMYKKFSNRILWLDGKVVKGAGIQMNTAWYFAVPAKDPVFEEHVHDYDEVVGFYGSNPDDPYDLGGEIEVSINGEKHLINRTTMLYIPAGVKHMPLSIKKVNRPIFHFSIVANKEYGSGGAYK
- a CDS encoding adenine phosphoribosyltransferase, translating into MDELKSIIRDVPDFPKKGIVFKDITTLLQDAKSYHRMIDLLSHHYIGKRVDKVIGVEARGFIIGSALAYKLGAGIVLVRKPGKLPSETFSKTYALEYGTDTLEIHKDAIKPGERVLIADDLLATGGTMAAVVDLVQSMGGELVDCCFMAELEFLEGRKKLPEGKVFSLLRF
- a CDS encoding RNA polymerase sigma factor RpoD/SigA, encoding MQRDHLLDTESSTFIEKEPLADAAMALDDVDEPLEFTDDDTAAEEEEVEEKLPPEELESFDDAIKIYLRDIQRTPLLSAEAEKTLARSIEKGDKAARDKMIESNLRLVVKIAKRYINRGLPFLDLIEEGNLGLIKAVERFNLAKECRFSTYATWWIRQAIERSLVNQSRTIRLPVHVSDDINRMLKVTRALSQSLQREPSVQEVADAMKVKVAYTRRLMTLLRRTCSMETPIGDGNDFFLIDTIEDNSLVSPSDLLENVNRFELISRLFEDLSENEQKILTLRFGLDDKEPQTLDTIGQSFGVTRERIRQIEAKCLEKLRKLSES
- a CDS encoding protein-L-isoaspartate(D-aspartate) O-methyltransferase — protein: MNYDIARKRMVQDQIIARGVDDRRVIDAMLKIPRHIFVQEAFAAQAYSDTPLPIGEKQTISQPFMVALMTQLLALTGREKVLEIGTGSGYQTAILATLADRVCTAERIRPLALRARKCLDSLGLFNVKLKINDTDDSPVGWEEEAPFDAIMVTAGAPDVPCVLTDQLAVGGRLVIPVGNESEQRLLRIVKEPDGTMVTESSVGCRFVPLIGRQGWQIERT
- the surE gene encoding 5'/3'-nucleotidase SurE, yielding MNIMVTNDDGINAPGILALAAALGELGTVTVVAPDRERSAVGHSLTLHAPLRVFELRPGFYAVDGTPTDCVNMGIHSLLPHRPDLVVSGINHGANLGDDVTYSGTVAAAMEANLMGIPAIAVSLNTTERRGHFDAAARVALGIARQVLANGLPADTFLNVNIPDCPAEKLQPTLITRQGKRSFVGTIIDKTDPRGRKYYWIGSVTPAFNDEEGTDFHAVNRDHVSITPLHLDLTNYESMKALSQWPL
- a CDS encoding NAD(P)H-quinone oxidoreductase, whose translation is MKAVLLEGFGGVEVLKVGEAERPVPGEGQVLVKVHATSINRPDLVQREGKYPPPPGDSEILGLEVAGVVEELGPGVTGWQAGQRVVSLVGGGGYAEYAVAYACHLMPIPETMSFEEAACICESYITAFLNVFMIGEFQDRQTAILHGGGGGVNTAAIQLCRALTPASKLIVTASPEKMERVRQVGADFLVNFRETPDFTEVVKEYTNKKGVDLILDHVGAKYLAPNMNSLAYKGRLVIIGVTSGIKAELNLALMMVKRQQIIGSVLRSRPVAEKGEIVAEFTRRALPKFADRTIVPIIEKVFPIDQVVDAHRMMEEDKHFGKIVLKIR